A region from the Canis lupus familiaris isolate Mischka breed German Shepherd chromosome 3, alternate assembly UU_Cfam_GSD_1.0, whole genome shotgun sequence genome encodes:
- the PACRGL gene encoding PACRG-like protein isoform X1: protein MQKSECHGGVQLRNRKAANGDQRTSSSVHRTTVQQSSSSSSTSSPETARKLHPRPSDKLNPKTINPFGEQSRAPSAFAAIYSKGGIPCRLVHGSVKHRLQWECPPENLPFDPLLITLAEGLRETRHPYTFVSKEGFRELLLVPGASEKAVPLLPRLIPVLKAALVHLDDEVFARGLNALVQLSVVVGPSLNDHLKHLLTSLSKRLRDKKFKEPITSALQQLEQHGGNGSLIIIKSKIPTYCSICC, encoded by the exons ATGCAGAAATCAGAGTGCCATGGAGGCGTACAGTTGAGAAACAGAAAGGCAG CTAACGGTGATCAAAGGACATCATCAAGTGTACATAGGACTACAGTTCAACAAAGCAGCTCCTCATCATCGACCAGTTCTCCAGAGACTGCAAGAAAGCTTCATCCTCGACCAAGTGATAAACTTAACCCTAAGACGATTAACCCG tttggtgAACAGTCACGAGCTCCTTCTGCATTTGCAGCCATTTACTCTAAAGGAGGTATTCCTTGCAG ATTGGTCCACGGTTCAGTGAAACACAGATTGCAGTGGGAATGTCCTCCCGAAAACCTTCCATTTGATCCTCTTCTTATTACTCTAGCTGAG GGTTTGAGAGAGACTAGACACCCATACACCTTTGTGTCGAAGGAGGGTTTCAGAGAATTACTGTTGGTGCCAGGAGCTTCTGAGAAAGCTGTACCTTTGCTTCCGAGACTGATTCCTGTGCTAAAGGCAGCTCTG GTCCACCTGGATGATGAAGTGTTTGCAAGAGGACTGAATGCTCTCGTGCAGCTTAGCGTCGTTGTCGGTCCTTCTCTAAATGACCATCTGAAACATCTGCTTACAAGT CTTTCCAAGAGACTAAGGGATAAGAAATTCAAAGAGCCAATCACCAGTGCATTACAGCAGCTGGAGCAGCATGGTGGAAAC GGCAGCCTTATCATCATCAAATCTAAAATTCCAACGTATTGCTCCATATGCTGTTGA
- the PACRGL gene encoding PACRG-like protein isoform X2, with product MQKSECHGGVQLRNRKLTVIKGHHQVYIGLQFNKAAPHHRPVLQRLQESFILDQVINLTLRRLTRLVHGSVKHRLQWECPPENLPFDPLLITLAEGLRETRHPYTFVSKEGFRELLLVPGASEKAVPLLPRLIPVLKAALVHLDDEVFARGLNALVQLSVVVGPSLNDHLKHLLTSLSKRLRDKKFKEPITSALQQLEQHGGNGSLIIIKSKIPTYCSICC from the exons ATGCAGAAATCAGAGTGCCATGGAGGCGTACAGTTGAGAAACAGAAAG CTAACGGTGATCAAAGGACATCATCAAGTGTACATAGGACTACAGTTCAACAAAGCAGCTCCTCATCATCGACCAGTTCTCCAGAGACTGCAAGAAAGCTTCATCCTCGACCAAGTGATAAACTTAACCCTAAGACGATTAACCCG ATTGGTCCACGGTTCAGTGAAACACAGATTGCAGTGGGAATGTCCTCCCGAAAACCTTCCATTTGATCCTCTTCTTATTACTCTAGCTGAG GGTTTGAGAGAGACTAGACACCCATACACCTTTGTGTCGAAGGAGGGTTTCAGAGAATTACTGTTGGTGCCAGGAGCTTCTGAGAAAGCTGTACCTTTGCTTCCGAGACTGATTCCTGTGCTAAAGGCAGCTCTG GTCCACCTGGATGATGAAGTGTTTGCAAGAGGACTGAATGCTCTCGTGCAGCTTAGCGTCGTTGTCGGTCCTTCTCTAAATGACCATCTGAAACATCTGCTTACAAGT CTTTCCAAGAGACTAAGGGATAAGAAATTCAAAGAGCCAATCACCAGTGCATTACAGCAGCTGGAGCAGCATGGTGGAAAC GGCAGCCTTATCATCATCAAATCTAAAATTCCAACGTATTGCTCCATATGCTGTTGA
- the PACRGL gene encoding PACRG-like protein isoform X5 produces the protein MQKSECHGGVQLRNRKAANGDQRTSSSVHRTTVQQSSSSSSTSSPETARKLHPRPSDKLNPKTINPFGEQSRAPSAFAAIYSKGGIPCRLVHGSVKHRLQWECPPENLPFDPLLITLAEVHLDDEVFARGLNALVQLSVVVGPSLNDHLKHLLTSGSLIIIKSKIPTYCSICC, from the exons ATGCAGAAATCAGAGTGCCATGGAGGCGTACAGTTGAGAAACAGAAAGGCAG CTAACGGTGATCAAAGGACATCATCAAGTGTACATAGGACTACAGTTCAACAAAGCAGCTCCTCATCATCGACCAGTTCTCCAGAGACTGCAAGAAAGCTTCATCCTCGACCAAGTGATAAACTTAACCCTAAGACGATTAACCCG tttggtgAACAGTCACGAGCTCCTTCTGCATTTGCAGCCATTTACTCTAAAGGAGGTATTCCTTGCAG ATTGGTCCACGGTTCAGTGAAACACAGATTGCAGTGGGAATGTCCTCCCGAAAACCTTCCATTTGATCCTCTTCTTATTACTCTAGCTGAG GTCCACCTGGATGATGAAGTGTTTGCAAGAGGACTGAATGCTCTCGTGCAGCTTAGCGTCGTTGTCGGTCCTTCTCTAAATGACCATCTGAAACATCTGCTTACAAGT GGCAGCCTTATCATCATCAAATCTAAAATTCCAACGTATTGCTCCATATGCTGTTGA
- the PACRGL gene encoding PACRG-like protein isoform X4, with translation MQKSECHGGVQLRNRKAANGDQRTSSSVHRTTVQQSSSSSSTSSPETARKLHPRPSDKLNPKTINPFGEQSRAPSAFAAIYSKGGIPCRLVHGSVKHRLQWECPPENLPFDPLLITLAEVHLDDEVFARGLNALVQLSVVVGPSLNDHLKHLLTSLSKRLRDKKFKEPITSALQQLEQHGGNGSLIIIKSKIPTYCSICC, from the exons ATGCAGAAATCAGAGTGCCATGGAGGCGTACAGTTGAGAAACAGAAAGGCAG CTAACGGTGATCAAAGGACATCATCAAGTGTACATAGGACTACAGTTCAACAAAGCAGCTCCTCATCATCGACCAGTTCTCCAGAGACTGCAAGAAAGCTTCATCCTCGACCAAGTGATAAACTTAACCCTAAGACGATTAACCCG tttggtgAACAGTCACGAGCTCCTTCTGCATTTGCAGCCATTTACTCTAAAGGAGGTATTCCTTGCAG ATTGGTCCACGGTTCAGTGAAACACAGATTGCAGTGGGAATGTCCTCCCGAAAACCTTCCATTTGATCCTCTTCTTATTACTCTAGCTGAG GTCCACCTGGATGATGAAGTGTTTGCAAGAGGACTGAATGCTCTCGTGCAGCTTAGCGTCGTTGTCGGTCCTTCTCTAAATGACCATCTGAAACATCTGCTTACAAGT CTTTCCAAGAGACTAAGGGATAAGAAATTCAAAGAGCCAATCACCAGTGCATTACAGCAGCTGGAGCAGCATGGTGGAAAC GGCAGCCTTATCATCATCAAATCTAAAATTCCAACGTATTGCTCCATATGCTGTTGA
- the PACRGL gene encoding PACRG-like protein isoform X3: MQKSECHGGVQLRNRKAANGDQRTSSSVHRTTVQQSSSSSSTSSPETARKLHPRPSDKLNPKTINPFGEQSRAPSAFAAIYSKGGIPCRLVHGSVKHRLQWECPPENLPFDPLLITLAEGLRETRHPYTFVSKEGFRELLLVPGASEKAVPLLPRLIPVLKAALVHLDDEVFARGLNALVQLSVVVGPSLNDHLKHLLTSGSLIIIKSKIPTYCSICC, translated from the exons ATGCAGAAATCAGAGTGCCATGGAGGCGTACAGTTGAGAAACAGAAAGGCAG CTAACGGTGATCAAAGGACATCATCAAGTGTACATAGGACTACAGTTCAACAAAGCAGCTCCTCATCATCGACCAGTTCTCCAGAGACTGCAAGAAAGCTTCATCCTCGACCAAGTGATAAACTTAACCCTAAGACGATTAACCCG tttggtgAACAGTCACGAGCTCCTTCTGCATTTGCAGCCATTTACTCTAAAGGAGGTATTCCTTGCAG ATTGGTCCACGGTTCAGTGAAACACAGATTGCAGTGGGAATGTCCTCCCGAAAACCTTCCATTTGATCCTCTTCTTATTACTCTAGCTGAG GGTTTGAGAGAGACTAGACACCCATACACCTTTGTGTCGAAGGAGGGTTTCAGAGAATTACTGTTGGTGCCAGGAGCTTCTGAGAAAGCTGTACCTTTGCTTCCGAGACTGATTCCTGTGCTAAAGGCAGCTCTG GTCCACCTGGATGATGAAGTGTTTGCAAGAGGACTGAATGCTCTCGTGCAGCTTAGCGTCGTTGTCGGTCCTTCTCTAAATGACCATCTGAAACATCTGCTTACAAGT GGCAGCCTTATCATCATCAAATCTAAAATTCCAACGTATTGCTCCATATGCTGTTGA